One Nocardia huaxiensis genomic window, TTCGCAGAAGGCCGGGCGCGGTAAGGGATCGATGATCGGCGGCCTGATCGCGCTGAAGATCGATCCGACGATCATGACGCAGCTGGGCCGGGGACGGCGCACGGTGCTGGTGACCGGCACCAATGGCAAGTCCACCACCACGCGCATGACCACCGCCGCACTGCAGACCTTGGGGCAGGTCGCCACGCAGGCCGACGGCGCGAACATGGACGCCGGAATCGTGGCCGCGCTCACCGCGGATCGCACCGCGCCGCTGGCCGCCATCGAGGTCGACGAACTGCACCTGCCGCACGTGGCGGACGCACTGAACCCGTCGGTGGTGGTGCTGCTCAACCTGTCCCGCGATCAGCTGGACCGGGTCGGCGAGATCAATATGATCGAACGCCGCCTGCGCGAGGGCATGGCGCGGCATCCGCACGCCGTGCTCATCGCCAACTGCGATGACGTGCTGGTCACCTCCATCGCCTACGACCACCCGAATGTGGTGTGGGTGTCGGCCGGCAGCGGCTGGTCGGTGGACGCCACCAGCTGCCCGCGCAGCGGCGAGCCCATCCTGTGGGAGGGCGAGCACTGGTACAGCACCGGAACCGATTTCAAGCGTCCCGAGCCGCAGTGGCGCGTGGACGAGCACGCGATCCACGGGCCGGACGGCCTGGAAATCCCGCTCTCCCTTGCCCTTCCGGGTCGCGCGAACCGCGGCAATGCCGCGCAGGCCGTTGCCGCCGCGGTCGCCCTGGGCGCGGATCCGGCCAAGGCCGCCGCAGCGGCCGCCACTGTGCGCGAGATCGCGGGCCGCTACAAGACCGTCGAGATCGGCGGCCACACCACCCGCCTGCTGCTGGCCAAGAACCCGGCCGGCTGGCAGGAGGCGCTGTCCATGATCGACCCCGCCGCAACGGGTTTGGTGATCGCCGTGAACGGTCAGGTCCCCGACGGCGAAGACCTGTCCTGGCTGTGGGACGTCCGTTTCGAGCACTTCGAGGGCACCCAGGTGGTGGCGGCCGGTGAACGCGCCACCGACCTGGCCGTGCGCCTCACCTACGCGGGCGTCGAGCACACCACCATCGCGGATCCGTTGCGCGCCATCGCATCCTGCCCGGCGGGCCGGGTCGAGGTGCTCGCCAACTACACCGCGTTCCGCGACCTGAACCGCGACCTGGAGGAGAAAGCGGGCGTGCGCGCATGAGTGAGTCGACGGTACGAATCGGCCTCGTCCTGCCCGATGTCATGGGCACCTACGGCGACGGCGGCAACGCGGTCGTGCTGCGCCAGCGCCTGCGTATGCGCGGCTACGACGCCGAAATCGTGGAAATCACCCTCCGCGACCCGGTTCCGGATTCCCTGGACCTCTACACCCTCGGCGGAGCGGAGGATTCCGCTCAGCGCCTGGCCACCCGCCACCTCCAGAAGTACCCCGGCCTCCAGCAGGCCGCCGAACGCGGCGCGCCCGTGCTGGCCATCTGTGCCGCCATCCAGGTCCTCGGCCACTGGTACGAGACCTCCTCCGGCGAAAAGGTCGACGGCGTAGGCATGATCGACGTCACCACCTCCCCGCAGGACAAGCGCGCCATCGGCGAGGTCGCCACCACCCCGATGATCCCCGGCCTCTCCCAGCCCCTCACCGGCTTCGAAAACCACCGCGGCGGAACCAAACTCGGCGGCGAAGCCACCGGCCTGGCCCGAGTCACCCGCGGCGTCGGCAACGGCGTCGGCGACGGCCTCGAGGGCGTGGTTCAGGGCTCGGTCATCGGCACCTACATGCACGGTCCCGCCCTGGCCCGCAACCCGGAACTGGCCGACCTGCTGCTGTCCCGCGCCCTCGGCGTGGATTCCCTTGCCCCCCTGAACCTCCCGGAAGTCGACCAGCTCCGCCGCGAACGCCTCCGCGCCTGACCTGTGCTGTCGATGGTCGTGCGGGGGTCCTATCCGGCCGCACGACCCTTGGCGATCCACGCCCGTGTGGACTTGCCGACGGACAGCCAGGCGATCAGCCCGACCAAGCCGAAAGCCCCGATCGCGGTGCCCGGCTCGTCCTCCGAGACTCCCCCGATGACCAGGCCGAGGACCATGAAGGTCAGTGTCAGTGCGCAGGCCGTCCCCAGCAGGATCTGCCCCACCTGCTGACGGCACAGCAGCAATACCGCACCGACCAGATAGAGCAGCGCCAACACCACTTGGGCACCCAGCACCAGGTACCCCCACAGGTTCGGGAACTCGAGGTCGTTGGCGGCGAAGAACTGCAAGGACGTGAACAGTCCGCCGCAGCCCACCAGGCCCGCGAGGATGGCTCCCCACACCGCCTTACCGCCCCCGGTCCAATGCCCTTCCTTCCGCGGCCGGCTCTGTTCCCACCACTCGTTCGAGTACCGCTCCGGCTTCGCCGATTCGTTCTCCGTCTGTTCCATGTCATCCCCTCCCAACTGAGACAGTTACCGCGTCTTCCTATCAGATGTCACCGACTCCGGCGTGTCAGGCTCGTGAGTCGTGAGTGATCGTGTTGAGGGAGGGAGAACCGACCGGTAATCTCGCGCGCGGCCATACGTGATGAGGGAGGTGGCCGTTGCTGCGCAGGCGCGCCGTGTTGAAGGCTGCCGGAATGGCGGGACTCCTGGCCGGAATGGGGTCGGGTGCCGCTGTGCGCGGCGCCGGGCAGGCCCATGCCGACTTGCTGTGGAATGCGCTGTTCCAGGCTTGGGTGCCGGAAATCTTTGCGGTTCCGGCGGATCCGCCGGAGCATTCGGAAGCCATTGTCATCGGGTCCGGGTTCGGGGCCGCGGTGACCGCGCTGCGACTGGCCGAGGCCGGAGTGCGGAACACCGTGCTGGAGCGCGGATCTCGCTGGCCCAATGATCCGTGGCGGGAGATTTTCACCGGCGACGATCTGCCGGACGGGCGCGGGTTCTGGCATCGCACGAGCTTCACCGGCGTCACCAAGGTGCCCATGCGGTTCGCGGACTTCGGTGGCGTGCTGGACGTGACCGAGTATCCGGGCATCGACGTATGGCGGGCGGCGGCGGTCGGCGGCGGGTCGATCGTGTTCACCGGCGCCATGGTCGCGCCGCCGAAGCACTTGTTCGACAGCGTTTTCCACGGTGTCGTCGACTACGACGAACTGGATCGCCTGTACTACCCGCGCGTGCGCCAGATGCTGCGGCTGAGCACCATGCCCGCCGACATCTACAACTCCGCGCCCTTCACGCATTCGCGGCTCTGGGATCAGCAGGTGCGCGCCGCGGGATACGAACCGGTGGCGAACGATTCGATCTACAACTGGGATGTGCTGCGCGCCGAACTGGCCGGCAACTCCCGGCCCTCGGCCACCGCGTCCCGCAGCAACCTCGGCAATTCCAACGGCGCGAAGTTCGACCTGAACCAGAACTACCTGCGCTACGCGGAGGCGACCGGCAGGTCCACGATCTACCCGGGCCACCAGGTGGAGTCGATCGGCCAGGACGCCAACGGCAAATACGTCGTCACGGTCACCAAGCTGGCCCCGACCGGCCAGGTGTACTCCACCCGCACCCTCACCTGCGATCGCCTGTTCCTCGGCGCGGGCTCCATCGGCACCTCCGAGCTGCTGGTGCGCGCGCAGGCCACCGGCTCGCTGCCGCACCTCAACGAGCACATCGGCGACGGCTGGGGCACCAACGGCGATGTGGTGCTGGCCCGCAGCGTCAGCTCGCTGTCCAGCACCGGCGGCGGCGTGGCCAGCGCCAGCCGCATCCTGGACGAGTCCGGTATGCCGCTGCACCTCGAAAACTGGTTCGTCCCAGGCATTCCGGTGGACACCGGCGCGGTCGCCTCGCTCGGCATCGTGCTGGATCCGACCCGCGCCCGCTTCGGCTACGACCGCGCCCGCAATGCGGTCGGCCTCACCTGGCCGCGCGCCGCACAGGACGCCGTGGTCGCCGCCTGCCGCGCCGTGGACGACCGAATCGCCCAGCGCTCGGGCTCTCTCGTGGATTACACGCCCATCGGCTACGACGCCAATGCCGTCTTCACCGCGCACCCGCTCGGTGGCGCGGTGCTGGGCCGGGCCACCGACGCCTACGGCCGCGTCCACGGCCACCCGGGCCTGTACGTCATGGACGGCGCCGCCATCCCCGGCAGCACCGCCACCGCGAACCCGTCCCTCACCATCGCCGCCATCGCCGAACGCAATATCGAGGCCATCCTCCGCGCGGGCGGCCCGCACGGCCCGTAAACAGGTACTCCACAAGGGGAATTCACCCTGTGGATAGTTTTCCGCGCAGCAGCAATCCGCGCGGCAGTGATTACGATCGGGACGCCTTTCCCGCGTACGGGCTCGCTCGCTATTAACCTCGGCGGGGCCGTTCGATGAGGAAGGGGTCCGTCGTGAGCCATCTCAGCGCTCCGGAGCCGGACGAGTATCCGCGCAAGCCGCCGGTGCTGTGGACGGACTTCGTCATGCTCGGCCTGGCCATCGTCTCGGTCGGGCTGATCGTGTGGGTGTCGTTCTTCCAGGTCCCGGAATCGACCTATCGCGCGGTCGTGATCGCCGACTGGACCATTTGCGCGATCTTTGCCGCCGAGTTCCTCTGGCGCTGGCGTCGGGAGGGCTGGTCGTGGACCTTCCCATTCATCTACTGGTACGAGGTCCTGGGCATGATCCCGGTGACCAGCCCGTTCTTCCGCGGCTTCCGGCTGCTGCGCATCGTGGTGATCATGGTTCGCCTGGCCCGGGTGGCGGACCGGGTGTTCGGCGATCGCGTCACCGCCGCGGTCGTGAACCGTTTCGTCGGCACGATCGTCGAGACCATCAAGCGCCCGGTCACCATGGCCGTGCTGGACGAGGTCGCCGAGGTGTTGCGCACCGGTCACTACACGCGGAACATCGCGAATGCCCTGGAGGAGAATCGCGGTGAGATGGATCAGATGATCCTGGAACTCATCCGCGCCGATCCGCAGCTGGGCCGCGTCCGCTATCTCCCCTTCCACGAGGAGATCATTCGCGGCATCGCCGATGCCAGTTTCCGCATCGTCTTCCAGGTGCTGGCCGACCCGCGCACCGATGAACTGGTCGCGGATGTGTTGCGGGAGAACATCGATCAGATGCGCGATGCCGTCAATGAGGGTGTACGCGTGCCGGAATCAGTGAACCACAGACACTTTCCCTGATTCCGGCTCCGGCGTCAGGCGTGCTGCCCGTGCCGGATCTCGTCCCGGGGTTCGGCGTGCCGCACGGTCTCCCAGGCGATGATGACCGCCAGCACGCCGCACAGCAGGCCCAGCGCGGCCATGGCGGGCAGCTGCGCCGCCACCGGGATGAGCAGCACCAGCAGCAGCGCCGCGATCACCCGCTGCACGCTGAGCTGCCGCGTCGCGTAGTGCTTGAACCCCACCAGCGCGAGCAGATACACCGCGACGCCGCCGTACAGGCAGTACAGCGGAATCCCGGTGAGCGCGTCGGACAGCGAGTGCCCGCCGCCCTCGCCCACGTAGTTGAGCACCTTCTTCAAGCCGAGCGAGAGCGCGATGATGCCGCCGATCATCGGAAAGTGCCAGTAGGTGTAGCAGTTTCGCGCGATCTGGATCTTGCGTTCGCCGGTGGCGTGGTGCAGTTCGTGTTCCACGGCGAGCGCCGCGACATCGAAGTACGCCCACCACAGCAGCCCGGAGACGGCCAGCCCCAGCATGCTTCCGACCACGATGGGCCAGGCCACCGGCAGCCCGGCCACGCCGATGCCGATGGACACAATGGATTCGCCCAGCGCCACGATGATGATGAGCCCGTACCGTTCGGCGAAGTGCTTGGCGGAGTTGAGCCGCCATTCGTTGCCCGCGAACATGGTCCAGGCCATGTCGCCGGCGAGCGCCGCGAACCACAGTGCGATCTGCACCTTGTCGTGGTTGAACGCGCCGATGAGCAGCAGGGTGCCGGCGATGGTCAACGACCCCGAGGCCCAGCGGATCACCTGCCGCCGCAGTTGTTCGTCATCGGCGCTGGCGAGCCAGAACATGGCCAGGTGCACGAAGCGCACGACGAGGTAGGCGATTACGAAGACCAGCGGCCCGTACCAGCCGCCGGGCAGGTCGTGGAAGGCCTCGGGGATGGTGAGCGCGATGACGAAGGTCGCGCCCATGGCGATGAAAAGGGCTATGCGGGCGAGGCCCTCGTCGGCTTTGACGACATTGCCGAGCCACGAGTAGGCGATCCACGCCCACCACAGCAGCATGAGGATGAGGAGGGCTTTGGTGAGGCCGAGCGGGGTGGCGTCGTGGGCGGCGAGGTCGGTGACCATGGTGAAGGCGAAGACCACCACCAGATCGAAGAAGAGTTCCAGCTGTGTGACCGAGGCATTCTCGGCCACCGGGATGAATCGGGATCGGGATCGGGGCGCACCGGGCATGTGGGACATAGTGCAATGCCCAGGACGCAAACCGCTCGGTATCCGAGGCGTGTTCGCCGATAGCGTCAGGCGGTGCCGAATCCCGGTTCGAAGCCGCGACCGTAGTGCTGCTGCGGCTGGTAGGTAGCGGGCTCGTAGCCGACGGGTTCGGCGTACGGCATTTCCGCGGCCTCGGGATCGGTCAGATCGATGCCGTGCACGGATTCGACGAAGGCGATGAAGTTCTCCACCATGACCTCGCCCTCGCGCCGCGCGGTGCGCTTGAGCAGCATGCCGGGCGCGGGAATCGGCAGGTAGATCTCGGAGTGGTACCAGACCTCGGTGGCCCCGTCGGGGGTTTCGGCGAGCTCGAAGAAGCCCTCGCCACCGGCTCCGGCGCTGCTCTCGGTGACCTTCCAGGACACGCGATCATCGGTGCACACGTACTCGACGACCTGTCGGTCGGGCCGTCCCATGACGTTGGCGGAGACGTACACCCGCTTCGGCCGGCCGTGCTTGTCGCGCCCGGCGACCCGCACATCCTGATGGGAGGGTGACCAATCGGGCAGCTGCTCGACCATGAGCAACGCCTCCATCACCTGATCCGGGTCGATGTCGATGACGAATCGGTGATCAGTTTTCGTACGCATGCAAAACCCTCCAGCTTCGGGAGCCGATTGTGACCAGCGTCGCTCTGAGAGTCAACTGTGCTCGAGGTCGCTGGAAGGCTGCCCGTTTGGCCGGTTTCGCGAATATCCCTGGTGGCCAACATGTTCGGAAAAAAACTAGTCGGTTCCGAAAAATTTGGGAAATGGTCACTCAGCGGGCATGACGACGGCGTCCGGTCCGGGGAACACCAGGCTCTCGTGACCGTCCGGGAAGCGCACCACGAACGGTGGCGAACCGTCCGCGCCGCGCACTTCGACGATCTCCGCGGTGTGGTCGGACAGTCCTACGGTTCGCCCGTGTACGACAAGCCGGTCACCGACATTCGCTCGCATGATTCGAATTATTCGCCGATCGTGATGCACATCACAAGGTTTCCGGGATCGCGCGCTCGACGGCCGTGCGCACCAGCTCCTTGCTCTGCTCCTCGGTGAAAATGCCTGGGAGCGTGAGCCGTTCGACGATGAGCCAGTTCAGGGCCAGGTAGAGCAGTACAACCGAGTCCTGGTCGCCGGGCAGTCCGGATTCCAGATGGTTGCGGATATTGAACTCGAGATCCGCGCGCACCCGCTCGGTGAGCACCGCTTGGAGTTCCGGCCGCCGCGTGGCCTCCAGGCGCAGTTCCAGCAGGGCGAGGTAGCCGGTGCGGAAGGCGGTGATGCGCCCGACGGTCTCCTCCATGAGTTCGGTGATGTGCTCGCGGGTGCGCGGGCCCGCGTGGACCATCTCCACGGCCGTTTCCACGGGAATCAGCCGCTCGTAGAACCGGTTTCCGGCCTGCACGAGCAATTCGTCCCGGTTCGGGAAGTAGTTGGAGGCCGTGCCCGCGGGCACCCCTGCCTCCTTGTCGACCGCGCGGAAGGTGAGCCCGCGGGCCCCGTCACGTGCGAGAACTTCGATCGCGGCGTCGATGAGACCCTGCCGCCGTTCGGGATTCGTACGAACCACTTGACACCACTCCATCTGTAGTACTATGTTGAGACCACTTCAAGCAGAGTACAACAAACGAGGCGGTAATCAGATGCGAAACCTCACCTACTTCGTCGGTATGTCGCTCGACGGCTACATCGCCGCCCCGGACGGTGACATCAGCTCCTACCAGGCCTCGGACGATTTCTGGGCCTGGCTGGCGGCCTCCTACCCGGAGACGCTGCCGGCGCACGCCCGGCCGCACTTCGGCGTGGCGGCCGACGCGCCGAACGTGCACTTCGACACCCTGATCATGGGTCGCGGCACCTACGAGCCTGCCCTGCAGGTCGGTATCACCAGCCCGTACCCGCACGTCAAGCAGTACATCGTCTCGACCACTCTCGGAAAGATCGACGATCCCGCGGTCGAGCTGGTCGAGTCCGATCCGGTCGGCCTGGTTCAGCGCCTGAAAAAAGAAGACGGCATGGACATCTGGCTCGCGGGCGGTGGCAAATTCGCCGCGCAGCTGATCGACGAGATCGACGAACTCGTCATCAAGAGCTACCCGGTGGTGCTGGGCGACGGCGTCAAAGCGTTCGCCGACAACTTCCGGCCCACCCAGTTCGAGCTGGTCAAGCGCGAGAACTTCGACAACGGCACCCAGGTCAGCTGGTTCCGCCGCCGCGTCTGATCCGGCGCACTTCCGGTCCCCTCGCCCTCATCGGCGATTTCACGAAAGGCGGTCACCCCCATGCGAAAGCAGACCAAGACCTACCCCAATGGAATTCAGCAGCACCTCGCCGGCCGTCCGGCCCGCACCCGCGCGGTCAGCTCGGGTCGCGCAGGAAGGAAAGCCGTATCTGCCGGTGCGGGTTATCGACGTTGAGGTCGACGAACGCCACCGACTGCCAGGTGCCCAGGGCCATGCGGCCGCCGAGGACCGGAATGGTGGCGTAGGGCGCGATCAGCGCGGGCATGACGTGCGAGCGTCCGTGCCCGCGCGAGCCGTGCGCGTGCCGCCAGCGGTCGTCGGCGGGCAGCAGCTCGCGCAGGGCGGCGAGCAGATCGTCGTCGCTGCTCGCACCCAGTTCCATGACGGCGATGCCGGCGGTGGCGTGCGGCACGAAGACGTTCAGCAGGCCGTCGCCGTCGCCGGCCGCCTCGTCCAGGAAGGCGGCGCACTGCGGGGTGATGTCCTGGACCACCTCGGTGTGGCCCGTGATGAGATCGATGACCGTGCTCTTCATGGATGGCCTCCCGTGCCAGTGAGCTTGCCGCCCCGCCCAATTCGTGATTTACGCCAACATAACGGGAGGT contains:
- a CDS encoding Mur ligase family protein; this translates as MRGQLALRAATAASWASQKAGRGKGSMIGGLIALKIDPTIMTQLGRGRRTVLVTGTNGKSTTTRMTTAALQTLGQVATQADGANMDAGIVAALTADRTAPLAAIEVDELHLPHVADALNPSVVVLLNLSRDQLDRVGEINMIERRLREGMARHPHAVLIANCDDVLVTSIAYDHPNVVWVSAGSGWSVDATSCPRSGEPILWEGEHWYSTGTDFKRPEPQWRVDEHAIHGPDGLEIPLSLALPGRANRGNAAQAVAAAVALGADPAKAAAAAATVREIAGRYKTVEIGGHTTRLLLAKNPAGWQEALSMIDPAATGLVIAVNGQVPDGEDLSWLWDVRFEHFEGTQVVAAGERATDLAVRLTYAGVEHTTIADPLRAIASCPAGRVEVLANYTAFRDLNRDLEEKAGVRA
- a CDS encoding type 1 glutamine amidotransferase, with the protein product MSESTVRIGLVLPDVMGTYGDGGNAVVLRQRLRMRGYDAEIVEITLRDPVPDSLDLYTLGGAEDSAQRLATRHLQKYPGLQQAAERGAPVLAICAAIQVLGHWYETSSGEKVDGVGMIDVTTSPQDKRAIGEVATTPMIPGLSQPLTGFENHRGGTKLGGEATGLARVTRGVGNGVGDGLEGVVQGSVIGTYMHGPALARNPELADLLLSRALGVDSLAPLNLPEVDQLRRERLRA
- a CDS encoding GMC oxidoreductase, with protein sequence MAGLLAGMGSGAAVRGAGQAHADLLWNALFQAWVPEIFAVPADPPEHSEAIVIGSGFGAAVTALRLAEAGVRNTVLERGSRWPNDPWREIFTGDDLPDGRGFWHRTSFTGVTKVPMRFADFGGVLDVTEYPGIDVWRAAAVGGGSIVFTGAMVAPPKHLFDSVFHGVVDYDELDRLYYPRVRQMLRLSTMPADIYNSAPFTHSRLWDQQVRAAGYEPVANDSIYNWDVLRAELAGNSRPSATASRSNLGNSNGAKFDLNQNYLRYAEATGRSTIYPGHQVESIGQDANGKYVVTVTKLAPTGQVYSTRTLTCDRLFLGAGSIGTSELLVRAQATGSLPHLNEHIGDGWGTNGDVVLARSVSSLSSTGGGVASASRILDESGMPLHLENWFVPGIPVDTGAVASLGIVLDPTRARFGYDRARNAVGLTWPRAAQDAVVAACRAVDDRIAQRSGSLVDYTPIGYDANAVFTAHPLGGAVLGRATDAYGRVHGHPGLYVMDGAAIPGSTATANPSLTIAAIAERNIEAILRAGGPHGP
- a CDS encoding ion transporter, coding for MSHLSAPEPDEYPRKPPVLWTDFVMLGLAIVSVGLIVWVSFFQVPESTYRAVVIADWTICAIFAAEFLWRWRREGWSWTFPFIYWYEVLGMIPVTSPFFRGFRLLRIVVIMVRLARVADRVFGDRVTAAVVNRFVGTIVETIKRPVTMAVLDEVAEVLRTGHYTRNIANALEENRGEMDQMILELIRADPQLGRVRYLPFHEEIIRGIADASFRIVFQVLADPRTDELVADVLRENIDQMRDAVNEGVRVPESVNHRHFP
- a CDS encoding low temperature requirement protein A → MPGAPRSRSRFIPVAENASVTQLELFFDLVVVFAFTMVTDLAAHDATPLGLTKALLILMLLWWAWIAYSWLGNVVKADEGLARIALFIAMGATFVIALTIPEAFHDLPGGWYGPLVFVIAYLVVRFVHLAMFWLASADDEQLRRQVIRWASGSLTIAGTLLLIGAFNHDKVQIALWFAALAGDMAWTMFAGNEWRLNSAKHFAERYGLIIIVALGESIVSIGIGVAGLPVAWPIVVGSMLGLAVSGLLWWAYFDVAALAVEHELHHATGERKIQIARNCYTYWHFPMIGGIIALSLGLKKVLNYVGEGGGHSLSDALTGIPLYCLYGGVAVYLLALVGFKHYATRQLSVQRVIAALLLVLLIPVAAQLPAMAALGLLCGVLAVIIAWETVRHAEPRDEIRHGQHA
- a CDS encoding SRPBCC family protein, with translation MRTKTDHRFVIDIDPDQVMEALLMVEQLPDWSPSHQDVRVAGRDKHGRPKRVYVSANVMGRPDRQVVEYVCTDDRVSWKVTESSAGAGGEGFFELAETPDGATEVWYHSEIYLPIPAPGMLLKRTARREGEVMVENFIAFVESVHGIDLTDPEAAEMPYAEPVGYEPATYQPQQHYGRGFEPGFGTA
- a CDS encoding DUF1918 domain-containing protein, encoding MRANVGDRLVVHGRTVGLSDHTAEIVEVRGADGSPPFVVRFPDGHESLVFPGPDAVVMPAE
- a CDS encoding TetR/AcrR family transcriptional regulator, whose amino-acid sequence is MEWCQVVRTNPERRQGLIDAAIEVLARDGARGLTFRAVDKEAGVPAGTASNYFPNRDELLVQAGNRFYERLIPVETAVEMVHAGPRTREHITELMEETVGRITAFRTGYLALLELRLEATRRPELQAVLTERVRADLEFNIRNHLESGLPGDQDSVVLLYLALNWLIVERLTLPGIFTEEQSKELVRTAVERAIPETL
- a CDS encoding dihydrofolate reductase family protein, translating into MRNLTYFVGMSLDGYIAAPDGDISSYQASDDFWAWLAASYPETLPAHARPHFGVAADAPNVHFDTLIMGRGTYEPALQVGITSPYPHVKQYIVSTTLGKIDDPAVELVESDPVGLVQRLKKEDGMDIWLAGGGKFAAQLIDEIDELVIKSYPVVLGDGVKAFADNFRPTQFELVKRENFDNGTQVSWFRRRV
- a CDS encoding secondary thiamine-phosphate synthase enzyme YjbQ is translated as MKSTVIDLITGHTEVVQDITPQCAAFLDEAAGDGDGLLNVFVPHATAGIAVMELGASSDDDLLAALRELLPADDRWRHAHGSRGHGRSHVMPALIAPYATIPVLGGRMALGTWQSVAFVDLNVDNPHRQIRLSFLRDPS